The following are encoded in a window of Novosphingobium sp. THN1 genomic DNA:
- a CDS encoding FAD-binding oxidoreductase, whose amino-acid sequence MKLHLPPRVSPKQFQAAMTAFAGVVGKDWVMDSDADRDAYADTYAPGSTEEWPASAAVAPASVEEVRAIVRLANEHKTPLWPVARGKNLGYGTAAPRLPGTVVLDLGRMNKVLELDSKLAYCVVEPGVGFFDLYEHIQREKAPLWMSVPGNAWGSVLGNALEHGIGYTPYGLHARNLCGIEAVLPDGDLVRTGMGAMSNNPAWHLFPMSYGPTFDLAFSQSNLGVVTKAGVWLQPAPESSLEVVWDIPKVEDIGWVVDTIAPLKISGLIDQNVFIPSWLGKMVLKGQRQDFWDKPSAIPEWRVEELLKEHKLGYWQVALRLYGEESVVKAKAEVVKAAMKRNLAAAPEEHWWHPGDYIHGVDTTMGIPSAVPLQMSDWIGGRGAHMGFSPVVPATGKHVLDQMARSRKIIADFDVDFYASFTIGGRFANNVNMLMYDRDNAAEVVKMRKLFDALITETAKAGYAEYRTHLGWMDPVMETFDFNNHALRRFGEKVKNALDPNGIIAPGKQGIWPAAYADARGRSNAKGTGV is encoded by the coding sequence TTGAAGCTGCACCTGCCTCCGCGCGTCAGTCCCAAGCAGTTCCAGGCGGCAATGACCGCCTTCGCCGGCGTGGTCGGCAAGGACTGGGTGATGGACTCGGACGCCGACCGCGACGCCTATGCAGATACTTACGCGCCCGGCAGCACGGAGGAGTGGCCGGCATCGGCTGCGGTCGCACCTGCCTCGGTCGAGGAAGTGCGCGCGATCGTGCGGCTGGCAAACGAGCACAAGACGCCGCTGTGGCCCGTCGCACGCGGCAAGAACCTGGGCTACGGCACTGCCGCGCCGCGCCTGCCGGGCACGGTGGTGCTTGACCTTGGCCGCATGAACAAGGTGCTCGAGCTGGACAGCAAGCTTGCCTATTGCGTGGTCGAGCCGGGCGTCGGTTTCTTCGACCTTTACGAGCACATCCAGCGTGAGAAGGCGCCGCTGTGGATGTCGGTGCCGGGCAATGCCTGGGGTTCGGTGCTGGGCAACGCCCTCGAACATGGCATCGGCTACACGCCCTATGGCTTGCACGCCCGCAATCTTTGCGGGATCGAGGCCGTGCTGCCCGATGGCGACCTTGTCCGCACCGGCATGGGCGCAATGAGCAACAATCCGGCCTGGCACCTCTTTCCGATGAGCTATGGCCCGACCTTCGACCTCGCCTTCTCGCAATCGAACCTGGGCGTGGTGACCAAGGCCGGTGTGTGGCTGCAACCTGCGCCGGAAAGCTCGCTCGAGGTCGTGTGGGACATCCCGAAGGTCGAGGACATCGGCTGGGTGGTCGACACCATCGCCCCGCTCAAGATTTCGGGCCTGATCGACCAGAACGTGTTCATACCGTCGTGGCTGGGCAAGATGGTCCTCAAGGGCCAACGGCAGGACTTCTGGGACAAGCCATCGGCCATTCCCGAATGGCGCGTCGAGGAACTGCTGAAGGAGCACAAGCTTGGCTACTGGCAGGTCGCGCTGCGCCTTTATGGCGAGGAAAGCGTGGTCAAGGCCAAGGCCGAAGTGGTCAAGGCGGCGATGAAGCGTAATCTGGCCGCCGCTCCCGAAGAGCATTGGTGGCATCCCGGGGACTACATCCACGGCGTCGACACGACGATGGGCATTCCATCAGCCGTGCCGCTGCAGATGTCGGACTGGATCGGCGGACGCGGGGCGCACATGGGCTTCTCGCCAGTAGTCCCGGCCACCGGCAAGCACGTGCTCGATCAAATGGCCCGCAGCCGCAAGATCATCGCCGACTTCGACGTCGACTTCTACGCCAGCTTCACCATCGGCGGGCGCTTTGCCAACAACGTCAACATGCTGATGTACGACCGCGACAATGCGGCCGAGGTGGTCAAGATGCGCAAGCTGTTCGACGCGCTGATCACCGAGACGGCCAAGGCCGGTTATGCCGAATACCGCACGCACCTCGGTTGGATGGATCCGGTGATGGAAACCTTCGACTTCAACAACCACGCGCTGCGTCGCTTCGGCGAGAAGGTGAAGAACGCGCTCGATCCCAATGGCATCATAGCGCCGGGCAAGCAGGGCATCTGGCCCGCTGCCTATGCGGACGCGCGCGGCAGGAGCAACGCCAAGGGGACTGGGGTATGA
- a CDS encoding cytochrome c, whose translation MRPVAPTGDRLKPGGDGKVLFEVHCGYCHLTGGMGTNLLTKQQVMAGNSPDKGLLANRTDLTADYVKTVVRMGKGAMPQQTKVDLTDAELDAVAKYLGKAG comes from the coding sequence ATGCGCCCGGTCGCACCGACAGGCGACAGGCTCAAGCCCGGCGGCGATGGCAAGGTGCTGTTCGAGGTGCATTGCGGTTATTGCCACCTGACCGGCGGCATGGGCACCAACCTCCTGACCAAGCAACAGGTCATGGCCGGCAACAGCCCTGACAAGGGCCTGCTCGCCAACCGCACCGACCTGACTGCCGATTACGTCAAGACCGTGGTCCGCATGGGCAAGGGCGCGATGCCGCAGCAGACCAAGGTCGATTTGACCGACGCCGAGCTTGATGCCGTGGCGAAGTACCTCGGAAAGGCGGGCTGA
- a CDS encoding twin-arginine translocation signal domain-containing protein, which produces MRVSRRSMLKGSALAGAVVATPAMAAVASPRPLVVFDSRIPESAAFAATRAPGRSIDLALGSADAARAIKFPQVVTGLTRWSDWTALRGVMEAQGLRLSEEIRAAAPLSGRTHLFLWTMTAR; this is translated from the coding sequence ATGCGCGTTTCCCGTCGCTCGATGCTCAAGGGCAGTGCACTGGCAGGCGCTGTTGTCGCAACGCCCGCGATGGCAGCCGTGGCGAGCCCGCGGCCACTGGTGGTGTTTGACAGCCGCATTCCTGAATCCGCTGCCTTCGCTGCAACACGGGCTCCGGGCCGGTCGATCGACCTTGCCCTAGGTTCGGCTGATGCTGCGCGTGCGATCAAATTCCCTCAAGTCGTGACAGGGCTCACACGCTGGAGCGACTGGACTGCGCTAAGAGGGGTCATGGAGGCGCAGGGTTTGCGTCTCTCGGAAGAGATTCGTGCTGCCGCCCCCCTCTCCGGCCGCACGCATCTTTTCCTCTGGACGATGACTGCGCGCTAG
- a CDS encoding glutathione S-transferase family protein: protein MDAVTLYHWEPNANSGKPMLALMEKGVPFSSHYIDMLQFDQHKPDYLAINPQGTIPAMTHNGLVLTESTAIMEYVNDRFDGPDLMPSDAQDRWRVRWWMKFMDQWLGPSFSMIGWSVFVGPMVRQRDPAELDAAIDRIPLPERRVAWRKAINGDFSESEMAESRRRVGLGIAKLEEELGKRPYVGSHEYSLADINIFNSTYSLPLSQPDLAGKDKTPNIMRWLKRVYTRDAVKKTWAMGKTDLAHRYGLIMAEIEA, encoded by the coding sequence ATGGACGCGGTAACTCTCTATCACTGGGAACCCAACGCCAACTCGGGCAAGCCGATGCTGGCGCTGATGGAAAAAGGCGTGCCCTTTTCCAGCCACTACATCGACATGCTGCAGTTCGACCAGCACAAGCCGGATTACCTCGCGATCAATCCGCAGGGCACGATCCCGGCGATGACGCACAATGGCCTGGTGCTGACCGAGAGCACCGCGATCATGGAATACGTGAACGACCGGTTTGACGGGCCTGACCTCATGCCGTCGGACGCGCAGGATCGCTGGCGGGTGCGCTGGTGGATGAAGTTCATGGATCAGTGGCTTGGCCCCAGCTTCTCGATGATCGGCTGGAGCGTGTTCGTCGGGCCGATGGTCCGCCAGCGCGATCCCGCCGAACTCGACGCCGCGATCGATCGCATCCCGCTGCCCGAACGCCGCGTGGCCTGGCGCAAGGCGATCAACGGCGATTTCTCGGAAAGCGAGATGGCTGAAAGCCGCCGCCGCGTCGGCCTCGGCATTGCCAAGCTTGAAGAGGAACTGGGCAAGCGGCCCTACGTCGGCTCGCATGAGTACAGCCTGGCCGACATCAACATCTTCAACAGCACCTATTCGCTGCCCCTTTCGCAGCCCGATCTGGCCGGCAAGGACAAGACGCCGAACATCATGCGCTGGCTCAAGCGGGTCTACACCCGCGACGCGGTGAAGAAGACCTGGGCGATGGGCAAGACGGACCTAGCCCATCGCTATGGCCTGATCATGGCGGAGATCGAGGCATGA
- a CDS encoding glutathione S-transferase family protein — protein MSAVLYHGEPNGASLTVLAALAQSGLDIECRRIDLLAGERHALPGIADSVALDLCIEGEGPVLVINGEAMTESVFLAQYFDEAAGGVGLQPADAYARWEMMMWCRQITERLSPAAALLGNLATSQQAIIAIPAEEFASLTARIVSDDLRQRWQALNDDVVDAAQVADSETKVAAAVERCEKQLADGREWLMSTFSIADLVTCSWLAGMQVLRPGAFAHAPLTTAWLDRTLEQPSVQAALARSTVSEPLRAWAPGPEINRWG, from the coding sequence ATGAGTGCGGTTCTTTACCACGGCGAGCCCAACGGTGCTTCGCTGACCGTGCTTGCCGCGCTGGCGCAATCGGGCCTCGACATCGAATGTCGCCGCATCGACCTGCTTGCCGGTGAGCGCCATGCGCTGCCCGGCATTGCCGACTCGGTTGCGCTCGACCTGTGCATCGAGGGTGAAGGGCCGGTGCTCGTCATCAATGGCGAGGCCATGACCGAGTCCGTGTTCCTGGCGCAGTATTTCGACGAAGCGGCGGGCGGGGTCGGGCTGCAACCGGCGGACGCCTATGCGCGCTGGGAAATGATGATGTGGTGCCGCCAGATCACCGAGCGCTTGTCGCCTGCTGCCGCGCTGCTCGGCAATCTCGCCACCTCGCAGCAGGCCATAATCGCTATCCCTGCCGAAGAGTTTGCAAGTCTTACAGCGCGCATCGTGTCGGACGACCTGCGCCAGCGCTGGCAGGCGCTTAACGACGATGTTGTCGATGCTGCCCAAGTGGCCGACAGCGAGACCAAAGTCGCCGCCGCTGTCGAGCGCTGCGAGAAGCAGCTGGCCGATGGTCGCGAATGGCTGATGAGCACATTCTCGATTGCCGACCTCGTCACTTGTTCCTGGCTCGCCGGGATGCAGGTTCTGCGCCCCGGCGCTTTCGCCCATGCGCCGCTGACGACCGCGTGGCTTGACCGCACGCTGGAACAGCCCAGCGTTCAGGCGGCGCTTGCCAGATCGACCGTTTCCGAACCGCTCCGCGCCTGGGCGCCGGGGCCAGAAATCAACCGTTGGGGATAA
- a CDS encoding AMP-binding protein, with product MRAIDYFDRGHDRDPQRLAIVDTETGLKLTFAETKALSERIAAALQKGGFENQDCLGLYGPNDGMLLVVLLAMWRANGKWIPVNTRNAIDANAAYINYVRLKWLVYHSSKADEVQQLKDLCPTLQHFVCLDQRMGNDPSLDEFMAGVSEADFVEPEIDAFGNLMDMVGIFPTGGTTGPSKGANVTNLGWGTMIETAADGMGGRTDSPVALVSAPITHAAGPIALSTLSLGATQVILPGFDAQRVLRTIAEYKVTHMYLPPTALYQLLASPELGDHDYSSLRIFILVGSPCSPEKLRQAVEVFGPAMCQSYGQVECPMIVAWFPPEDVAKFATSSPEKLAACGKPTRSIKVALLDDDGNEVPLGEAGEICVRGALVTHSYFEKPEETAEIRKFGWHHTGDVGKFDKDGYLYIVDRKKDMVVSGGFNVFTAEVEAAVTELAQVREACVFGIPHEKWGEQVHAVVVADGITEAEIIAYAKERLGGVKAPKSVTFIDSIPRTAAGKMDKKALRVPYWGNADRMVN from the coding sequence ATGCGCGCCATCGACTACTTTGACCGCGGCCATGACCGCGATCCGCAGCGTCTCGCCATCGTCGATACCGAGACCGGCCTCAAGCTGACCTTTGCCGAGACCAAGGCCCTGTCCGAACGCATCGCTGCAGCTCTGCAGAAGGGCGGCTTCGAGAACCAGGACTGCCTCGGCCTTTATGGCCCGAACGACGGCATGCTGCTGGTCGTGCTGCTGGCGATGTGGCGCGCCAACGGCAAGTGGATTCCGGTCAACACCCGCAACGCGATCGATGCCAACGCCGCCTACATCAATTACGTGCGCCTCAAGTGGCTGGTCTATCATTCGTCGAAGGCCGACGAAGTCCAGCAGCTCAAGGACCTTTGCCCGACGCTCCAGCACTTCGTCTGCCTTGATCAGCGCATGGGCAATGACCCGAGCCTCGACGAGTTCATGGCCGGCGTGAGCGAAGCCGATTTCGTCGAGCCCGAGATCGATGCGTTCGGCAACCTGATGGACATGGTCGGCATCTTCCCGACCGGCGGGACCACTGGCCCCTCGAAAGGCGCGAACGTGACCAACCTCGGCTGGGGCACGATGATCGAGACCGCAGCCGACGGCATGGGCGGGCGCACCGATTCTCCGGTCGCGCTGGTTTCTGCCCCGATCACCCACGCCGCCGGCCCGATTGCACTTTCCACGCTGAGCCTTGGTGCCACGCAGGTGATCCTGCCCGGTTTCGACGCCCAGCGCGTGCTGCGCACGATCGCGGAGTACAAGGTCACCCACATGTACCTGCCACCGACGGCGCTTTACCAGTTGCTCGCTTCGCCGGAGCTGGGTGACCACGACTATTCCAGCTTGCGCATCTTCATCCTCGTCGGCTCGCCCTGCAGCCCGGAAAAGCTGCGCCAGGCAGTCGAGGTGTTCGGCCCGGCGATGTGCCAGTCCTATGGTCAGGTCGAATGCCCGATGATCGTGGCGTGGTTCCCGCCTGAGGATGTGGCGAAGTTTGCGACCTCGTCACCTGAAAAGCTGGCCGCTTGCGGCAAGCCGACCCGCTCGATCAAGGTCGCGCTGCTTGACGATGATGGCAACGAAGTGCCGCTTGGTGAAGCGGGCGAGATCTGCGTGCGCGGCGCACTCGTCACGCATTCCTATTTCGAGAAACCCGAGGAAACCGCCGAAATCCGCAAGTTCGGCTGGCACCACACCGGCGACGTCGGCAAGTTCGACAAGGACGGCTACCTTTATATCGTCGACCGCAAGAAGGACATGGTCGTCTCGGGCGGTTTCAACGTGTTCACCGCCGAAGTCGAAGCTGCCGTGACCGAGCTTGCGCAAGTGCGCGAGGCCTGCGTCTTCGGCATTCCGCACGAAAAGTGGGGCGAGCAGGTCCACGCGGTGGTCGTGGCAGACGGCATCACCGAGGCTGAAATCATTGCCTATGCCAAGGAGCGCCTGGGCGGGGTCAAGGCGCCGAAATCTGTCACGTTTATCGACTCGATTCCGCGCACCGCTGCGGGCAAGATGGACAAGAAGGCGCTGCGGGTTCCCTATTGGGGCAACGCCGATCGTATGGTCAACTGA
- a CDS encoding PQQ-dependent dehydrogenase, methanol/ethanol family, which produces MRLKVLGLMAALLPLAACNIKSDGDKVAVATAGVTDAMIAQVPEGEWLSYGRDYGEQRFSPLTQVNDTNVGQLGLAWFHDLETARGQEATPLMHDGTLYISTAWSMVKAFDAKTGALKWSYDPEVPRETLVRACCDAVNRGVALYGDKVFVGTLDGRLVALDQKTGKPVWSKVVVPNQQDYTITGAPRVVKGKVLIGSGGSEYKARGYIAAYDVNSGNEVWKFHTVPGNPADGFENKAMENAAKTWAGEWWKLGGGGTVWDAITYDPTTNLVLFGTGNAEPWNPAASGREGDSLYTSSIVAVNADTGEYAWHFQETPEDRWDFDSAQQITLADLNIGGQQRHVVLHAPKNGHVYVLDAKTGQFISATPFVAVNWATGIDPNTGKATVNPAARYEKGAPFVSLPGAVGAHSWQPQSFSPKTGLLYLPVNNAAFPYAAAKDWKATDIGFQTGLDGYVTAMPADAKARSAAMSATTGTLVAWDPVAKKAAWKVELPSPSNGGILSTAGNLVFQGTAGGDFVAYSADKGKRLWSFPAQSGIIAAPMTYAIDGEQYVAVMVGWGGVWDVATGVLAHKAKKQRNISRLVVFKLGGKAALPAAPPMAKMVLDPPPFTGTPEQVKAGGELYGRYCNVCHGDAAVAGGVNPDLRHSAALNAPEAIRSVVIDGALQHNGMVSFKSALKPEDADNIRQYLIKRANEDKALEAR; this is translated from the coding sequence ATGCGTTTGAAGGTCCTGGGCCTGATGGCCGCACTGCTGCCGCTGGCGGCGTGCAACATCAAGAGCGATGGCGACAAGGTCGCCGTCGCTACCGCAGGCGTCACCGATGCGATGATCGCGCAAGTGCCCGAAGGCGAATGGCTGAGCTACGGGCGCGATTACGGCGAGCAGCGCTTCTCCCCGCTGACCCAGGTCAACGATACCAACGTCGGCCAGCTCGGCCTTGCGTGGTTCCATGATCTGGAGACCGCACGGGGGCAGGAAGCCACCCCGCTGATGCACGACGGCACGCTCTACATCTCGACCGCGTGGTCGATGGTGAAGGCGTTCGATGCCAAGACCGGCGCGCTCAAGTGGTCCTACGACCCGGAAGTGCCGCGCGAAACGCTGGTCAGGGCCTGCTGCGATGCGGTCAATCGCGGTGTTGCGCTCTATGGCGACAAGGTCTTTGTCGGTACGCTCGACGGTCGCCTCGTCGCTCTCGACCAGAAGACCGGCAAGCCGGTGTGGTCGAAGGTCGTCGTGCCCAATCAGCAGGACTACACCATCACCGGCGCACCGCGCGTGGTGAAGGGCAAGGTGCTGATCGGCAGCGGCGGTTCGGAATACAAGGCGCGCGGCTATATCGCGGCCTATGACGTGAACTCCGGCAATGAAGTGTGGAAGTTCCACACCGTCCCCGGCAACCCCGCCGATGGCTTCGAGAACAAGGCCATGGAGAACGCCGCCAAGACCTGGGCTGGCGAATGGTGGAAGCTCGGCGGTGGCGGCACCGTGTGGGATGCGATCACCTATGATCCCACCACCAATCTCGTGCTGTTTGGCACCGGCAACGCAGAGCCGTGGAACCCCGCTGCCTCGGGCCGCGAGGGCGACAGCCTCTATACCTCATCGATTGTCGCGGTGAATGCCGATACGGGCGAATATGCCTGGCATTTCCAGGAAACACCGGAAGACCGCTGGGACTTCGACAGCGCCCAACAGATCACGCTGGCGGACCTGAACATCGGTGGCCAGCAGCGTCATGTCGTGCTGCATGCCCCCAAGAACGGCCATGTCTACGTGCTCGATGCCAAGACCGGCCAGTTCATCTCGGCAACGCCTTTCGTTGCGGTCAACTGGGCGACCGGCATTGACCCGAACACCGGCAAGGCCACGGTCAACCCCGCCGCCCGTTACGAAAAGGGCGCGCCATTCGTCAGCCTGCCCGGCGCGGTCGGTGCGCACTCGTGGCAGCCGCAGAGCTTCAGCCCGAAGACGGGCCTGCTCTACTTGCCGGTAAACAACGCGGCGTTCCCCTACGCCGCTGCCAAGGACTGGAAGGCGACCGATATCGGCTTCCAGACTGGCCTCGACGGGTACGTCACCGCAATGCCGGCCGATGCCAAGGCTCGCTCCGCCGCGATGAGCGCGACTACCGGTACGCTGGTGGCGTGGGACCCGGTCGCGAAGAAGGCCGCGTGGAAGGTCGAACTGCCAAGCCCGTCGAACGGTGGCATTCTTTCGACCGCCGGCAATCTCGTGTTCCAGGGGACCGCGGGCGGTGATTTCGTCGCCTACAGCGCGGACAAGGGCAAGCGGCTCTGGTCGTTCCCGGCCCAGAGCGGGATCATTGCCGCACCGATGACGTATGCGATTGACGGCGAACAGTACGTCGCGGTCATGGTCGGATGGGGAGGCGTCTGGGACGTCGCCACCGGCGTCCTTGCGCACAAGGCCAAGAAGCAGCGCAACATCAGCCGCCTCGTCGTGTTCAAGCTCGGCGGCAAGGCTGCGCTGCCTGCCGCTCCGCCAATGGCCAAGATGGTGCTCGACCCGCCGCCCTTCACCGGCACGCCTGAACAGGTCAAGGCTGGTGGCGAGCTCTATGGCCGTTACTGCAACGTCTGCCATGGCGATGCGGCGGTTGCCGGCGGCGTGAATCCGGACCTGCGCCATTCCGCCGCGCTCAACGCTCCCGAAGCCATCCGGTCGGTAGTGATCGACGGCGCGCTGCAGCACAACGGCATGGTGTCGTTCAAGTCGGCCCTGAAGCCCGAGGATGCGGACAACATTCGCCAGTACCTGATCAAGCGCGCCAATGAGGACAAGGCTCTGGAAGCGCGCTGA
- a CDS encoding aldehyde dehydrogenase family protein, with the protein MTHLYPNLINGELVTTASSLDVVNPANEQVIGQVPACGAEELDRAVAAARAAFKTWSKTPVDDRRAVIRNMASAIEANFDELYRLLTSEQGKPHHQAQHEIGACAGIMNAQSTLTLEETINEDSAERLSRTRRVPVGVVAGIVPWNFPLLMAVQKIAPAILTGCTIVLKPSPFTPLTTLKFAELIKDIVPAGVVNIITGEDALGPMMTSHPDIDKITFTGSTATGKRIMEGASKDLKRITLELGGNDASIVLPDADVEKVAEQLFWSSFTNAGQICVAAKRVYIHEDIYDDLSKAIAEYAKTVKVGDGSEQGTGVGPIQNKKQFERVCELIQDAKDNGYKFLVGGDVDPSGSGYYVPITILDNPPEDARIVAEEQFGPVMPLMKFSSDDEVIARANNSEYGLAGAVWTKDTERGVKIAEQLETGTVWINEFLHLSPFAPFGGHKQSGFGAEYGIEGLKEFTYSQVITVKKDALV; encoded by the coding sequence ATGACGCATCTTTATCCCAACCTGATCAATGGCGAGCTGGTCACCACCGCATCGTCGCTCGATGTGGTCAACCCGGCCAACGAGCAGGTCATCGGCCAGGTGCCGGCTTGCGGCGCTGAAGAACTGGATCGCGCCGTTGCAGCCGCGCGCGCCGCCTTCAAGACCTGGTCCAAGACCCCGGTCGACGACCGCCGTGCCGTCATCCGCAACATGGCCTCGGCAATCGAAGCCAACTTCGATGAACTCTATCGCCTGCTGACCAGCGAGCAGGGCAAGCCGCACCACCAGGCCCAGCACGAGATCGGCGCCTGCGCCGGGATCATGAACGCCCAGTCGACGCTGACCCTCGAAGAGACGATCAACGAGGACAGCGCCGAACGTCTCAGCCGCACCCGCCGCGTGCCGGTCGGCGTGGTCGCCGGGATCGTGCCGTGGAACTTCCCGCTGCTGATGGCCGTGCAGAAGATCGCGCCCGCGATCCTCACCGGCTGCACCATCGTGCTCAAGCCTTCGCCGTTCACGCCGCTGACGACGCTCAAGTTTGCCGAGCTGATCAAGGACATCGTGCCGGCGGGCGTCGTCAACATCATCACCGGGGAAGACGCGCTCGGCCCGATGATGACCTCGCACCCGGACATCGACAAGATCACCTTCACCGGCTCGACTGCAACCGGCAAGCGCATCATGGAAGGCGCCTCGAAGGATCTCAAGCGCATCACGCTGGAACTGGGCGGCAACGATGCCTCGATCGTCCTGCCCGACGCCGACGTCGAGAAGGTGGCCGAGCAGCTGTTCTGGTCGAGCTTCACCAACGCCGGCCAGATCTGCGTCGCTGCAAAGCGCGTCTACATTCACGAGGACATCTACGACGACCTGTCCAAGGCGATCGCCGAATACGCCAAGACCGTAAAGGTCGGTGACGGTTCGGAACAGGGCACTGGCGTCGGCCCGATCCAGAACAAGAAGCAGTTCGAACGCGTCTGTGAATTGATCCAGGACGCCAAGGACAACGGCTACAAGTTCCTCGTTGGTGGCGACGTCGATCCCTCGGGTTCGGGCTACTATGTGCCGATCACGATCCTCGACAATCCGCCCGAAGACGCCCGGATCGTGGCGGAAGAGCAGTTCGGCCCGGTCATGCCGCTGATGAAGTTCTCGAGCGACGACGAAGTCATCGCCCGCGCCAACAATTCGGAATATGGCCTTGCTGGCGCTGTCTGGACCAAGGACACAGAGCGTGGCGTGAAGATCGCCGAGCAGCTTGAAACCGGCACGGTGTGGATCAACGAGTTCCTCCACCTCTCGCCTTTTGCGCCTTTCGGTGGCCACAAGCAGTCCGGCTTCGGTGCGGAATATGGCATCGAGGGCCTTAAGGAGTTCACCTATAGCCAGGTGATCACGGTCAAGAAGGACGCGCTGGTCTGA
- a CDS encoding amidohydrolase family protein, which produces MPIDLSKIKAIDVHVHAEVSCHDPEDPVMGQFFDAASAYFKAPRERPKMPEIVEIYREQQIAFCMFTVDAECGMGAKRVSNYEVAEMAAKNDDICIAFASIDPHKGKFGAREARDLIENYGVKGFKFHGIAQNCHPADRVGYPIYEVIAEYGLPAIFHTGHSGMGTGMRGGGGMRLKYGQPMLVDDVAVDFPDMKIILAHPSWPWVDESLSMALHKDNVFIDLSGWSPKYFAPQIIQYANTQLKKKMLFGSDFPLIHPQKWIDAALQVGFKEEVMPGIMKDNAARLLGLA; this is translated from the coding sequence GTGCCCATCGACCTGTCGAAGATCAAGGCGATTGACGTCCACGTCCATGCCGAGGTCTCGTGCCACGATCCGGAAGATCCGGTCATGGGCCAGTTCTTCGACGCGGCTTCAGCCTACTTCAAGGCTCCGCGCGAACGCCCCAAGATGCCCGAGATCGTCGAGATCTACCGTGAGCAGCAGATTGCGTTCTGCATGTTCACGGTCGATGCCGAATGCGGCATGGGGGCCAAGCGCGTGTCGAACTACGAAGTTGCCGAGATGGCGGCCAAGAACGACGACATCTGCATCGCCTTTGCCTCGATCGATCCGCACAAGGGCAAGTTCGGCGCGCGCGAAGCACGTGACCTGATCGAGAACTATGGGGTAAAGGGCTTCAAGTTCCACGGCATTGCCCAGAACTGCCACCCCGCCGATCGCGTCGGCTATCCGATCTACGAAGTCATCGCTGAATACGGCCTGCCCGCGATCTTCCACACCGGCCACTCCGGCATGGGCACCGGCATGCGCGGCGGTGGCGGCATGCGCCTGAAATATGGCCAGCCGATGCTGGTCGATGATGTCGCGGTCGATTTCCCCGACATGAAGATCATCCTGGCCCACCCATCGTGGCCGTGGGTGGATGAAAGCCTGTCGATGGCGTTGCACAAGGACAACGTGTTCATCGACCTGTCCGGCTGGAGCCCGAAGTACTTTGCCCCGCAGATCATCCAGTACGCCAACACGCAGCTCAAGAAGAAGATGCTGTTCGGTTCGGACTTCCCGCTGATCCACCCGCAGAAGTGGATCGACGCCGCGCTTCAGGTCGGCTTCAAGGAAGAGGTCATGCCCGGCATCATGAAGGACAACGCCGCGCGCCTGCTCGGGCTCGCCTGA
- a CDS encoding beta-lactamase hydrolase domain-containing protein: MADPDDIRAWQRLDAEVTTSGRIEDKDVMRLADLGVAHVVNLALETHPEALAGEGEKLAAQGIVYTHIPVPFDAPGEEHFAAFVKAVEEGPRPVHVHCIMNWRVSAFFYRYNREILGLPETEARKLMERQWSPEGHDSKEARVWAEFIARTSE, from the coding sequence ATGGCCGATCCTGACGACATCCGCGCCTGGCAGAGGCTCGATGCGGAAGTGACCACGTCGGGCCGGATCGAGGACAAGGACGTCATGCGCCTCGCCGATCTGGGCGTCGCGCATGTCGTCAACCTCGCGCTGGAGACCCATCCCGAGGCCTTGGCCGGGGAAGGGGAGAAGCTGGCCGCGCAAGGCATTGTCTATACCCACATTCCCGTGCCGTTCGACGCGCCGGGCGAGGAGCACTTCGCCGCCTTCGTGAAGGCGGTGGAGGAAGGTCCCCGGCCGGTGCACGTCCACTGCATCATGAACTGGCGCGTCTCGGCGTTCTTCTACCGCTACAACCGCGAGATTCTCGGACTGCCCGAGACAGAGGCGCGCAAGCTGATGGAACGGCAGTGGTCTCCCGAAGGTCATGACAGCAAGGAAGCCCGCGTCTGGGCGGAATTCATCGCAAGGACGTCCGAGTGA